A stretch of DNA from Lawsonibacter asaccharolyticus:
GTCCAGCAGCTTATAGGGCACGTCGCCCTTGGCGATCTTCATGGCCAGCCCCTCGGCGATGGCGGTCTTGCCCACGCCGGGCTCGCCGATGAGGCAGGGGTTGTTCTTCTGGCGGCGGTTGAGGATCTGGATGACCCGCTCCAGCTCCCGCTCCCGGCCGATGAGCCGGTCCAGCTTGCCCTCCTGGGCGCGCTGGGTCAGGGAGATGCAGTAGTTCTCCAGAAACTTCCGCTTCACGGGGCGCTCCTGCCCCTTGCCGCCGTTCTTGTCCGGCCGGGGGGCGGCGTCCTTCTTGGGCTCGGCGTCCCCGCCGGCGGCGGCGCCGAAAAGCTGGTTCAGGAAGGGGAAAGTGGCGGTGCGTCCGTCGTCCTCGTCCCCGTCCTCCCGGTCCTGGGGCATCAGTCCCTCCATCCCCTCGGCCCCGCCGAAGGCGGACATCATCTCACTGGTGAGGTTTTCCAGGTCCTCGTCGGTGATGCCCATCTTCTGGATCATGTCGTCGATGGGCTTGATGCCCAGCTCCTTGGCGCACTTGAGGCACAGTCCCTCATTCTTGGACTGGCCGCCTTCCAATTTGGTGATAAAGACCACCGCCACATGCTTGTGGCAGCGGCTGCACATGGTGGGCTGCATCTATGCAAACACTCCTTCCGGGAGAGAGAAATTTTTTGGAACAAAGACAGGATAACCCCGAAATGTGAACTTGTCGTGAATTCGCAAGAAAAGGCTGGGCACACAGAGAGAAACTCAACGAAAGAGCAGGGGCGCCAGCAGGGAGAGAGGGGTGTGGGTGCAGAAAAAGCGGAGGAGCACCGTCCCCTCCACCGCCTCCTGGGAGATCAGGGAGCCCCTCAGGAGCCAGCAGAGGATGAACACGATCAGTCCCCCCTTCACCAGCCCGAGGGCGGCGCCGCTCCAGTGGTTCAGGGTGGACAGGACAGGCAGCTTGCAGGCCAGGTCCAGCACCCGGCTCAGCAGCAGCCAGAGAAGCAGGACCAGGGCAAAGGAGACCAGGAAGAGGAACATCCGGGTCAGCTCCAGGGCCAGATAATCCGCCACCGCCCGGGCGGCGGAGGTAGTGACCTCCATCACCCCATCCTGGATGGCGTCCTGGATGGGCTGGATAAAGTGCTGGTACAGGCTGGAGGCCTGAAGGGCGTCCAGGACCTCGTCCAGGGGGAGTTGGGCGAGCCAGTCCTCCTCGCCTTCCTGGCCCTCTTCCCCGCTGAAGGCGTCCGAAAGGGCGGGGGGCTGAGAGGCCTCGGAGGTCTCAGGCGGGGGGAGCACCGCATGGGTCTGTTCCTCCAGCACCTGAGTGATGCTCCGCTCCAGAGCGGGCTGGATCAGGCGGCTCATGGGCCGGGCCAGCTGGCTGGAGATGACGGTGGCGCCGATGAAGGCCACAAAGACGGCCAGCAGGGAGCACAGCGTCAGCACAAAGCCGCGGCGGTAGCCCTTCCAGGCGGTGAGGAGGAGCAGGATGAGGATGACAACATCAAAAATCACAAAAGACATCAAAATACCTCGCTTGGATCAGGAGAAAAGGGAACTCAGGAGGGGATATAGAGCCAGGCCTGCTGGCTGTCGGCCAGCAGGGCGCTGCCGTTGGGGGAGAGGGCGGTGAAGCGGGCGTCCTGGGTGTCCTCCAGGGCGCGGTAGAGGGACATGTCCCGGGTGTAGATCTCCAGGCCGCTGCCGGTGAGCAGGGACAGGTAGCGCCCGGCGGCGGAGAAGGAGAGCACCTGCCCCCGGAGGGGGGCCTGGGCGATGAGCTGGCACTGGGGGTCGATGGTGAGCACCTGCTCGGCGCCGCCGGCCTGGTAGCGGCCCAGCAGGAGCACTGCGAAGCCGTCCCCGCCCAGGTGGCAGCCCTTGAGGTAGCTGCGGCCAAAGGAGTAGGTCTCATAATCGGAGCCGTCGGCGGCCACCGAGAGCAGGCGGTCCTCCCCCAGAACCCACAGCTGCTCCGCCTCATAGTCCAGGTCCAGCACCGCCAGGTTGCCCAGGGAGAGGGTGGCGGAGGGCTCACTGCTGTCCACCGGATAGAGGAGGAGCTGACTGAAAAAGGAGCCGTTCTCCTGCCCGATGGTGATCACGGCCACCGTCTTGCTGTCCGGAGAGACAGCGGCGTCGGCCACGAACACGCTGGAAAAGTTCAGCTGGATGATCTCCTTCCGGCTGGTGCTGTTGACGTTGTACACCGTGACTGAGCCCTTATAGCCGCTCTGCTGGGCGGTAACAGCCAGCCAGCCGCTGTCGTTGACCCGGGCGGAGAGGAGGGTGCCGTCCACGTCCAGGGAAAAGGCCTCCTGACCGTCCTGAAAGAGAAACAGGCTCTCTCCGCCGGCGTCATAGACCACGCCTGCGGAGGAGGAGGCGGACAGGACGGGCTGGCTGAGGGGGGTGACCTCCTCAGCGTACTGGTCGCCGGAGAAGGAGTAGTAGTGGGCGCCGGCGGCGGAGCACTGAAGGATGCCCCCCTTCAGATAGGCGAAGGAGATGCTGTCCCCGCCCGCGTGGGTGAAGGGGGCGGCGGCGCCGGAGGCGTCGGTCTCCACAGAGCGCAGGGCGAGCCAGCGCTTCACCGCGTCCAGGTTGAACTGGTCCCGGTAGACCACCAGGGTCAGGGCTCCCAGGGCCAAAGCGGCGGTGACCAGCAGAGCCAGCAGCCGGACCAGAATATTCGGTTTTTGGGAGGCGGATGCCTGCTTTGTTGTCTGATCCTTCATGTTACCTCTCTCCCCCGGGGCGGGAGGGGGCGCCAGGCCCCCTTACACAACGTCCTCGTCATACCACAGCCTGGTCATATACAGCCCGCCGGGTGGGACGGTGGGGCCGGCGAGGGTGCGGTTGCCCGAGTCCAGGATGGCGGGGATGTCCTCCGGGGCCAGCTTGCCCTCGGCGGCATAGACCACAGTGCCCACCATGGCCCGGACCATGTTGTAGAGGAAGCCGTCGGCGCACACCCGGCACTCGATCAGCTCCCCCTTCCGCTCCACCTGGAAGTAGTGGACGGTGCGCACGGTGGTGCGGGTCTCGGTGCCCACGGAGCGCACCGCCCGAAAGTCGTGGGTGCCCACGAACTGGCTGGCGGCCCGCTGCATCACCGACTCGTCCAGATGCTTGGGGTAGAACCAGGCCCGGTCCACATAGAAAGCGTTGCCCAGGCGGGAGTTATAAATGCGGTAGGTGTATTCCTTTTTCCGGCAGGAGCCGATGGCGTTGAATTCCATGGGCACCTGGACGGCCCGGACCACCACGATGTCGTCGGGCAGGCGGGTGTTGACCGCCAGGGGCAGGCGGTCGCAGGGGATGGTGGAGGTGGTGCGGAAGTTGGCCACATAGACCTGGGCGTGGACGCCGGCGTCGGTGCGCCCGGCGCCGGTGCATTTGACCGGGTGGCACACCACGGTGGACAGGGCCCGCTCCAGCGTCTCGGCCACGGTGACGGCGTTTTTCTGGACCTGCCAGCCGTGGTAGGCGGTGCCCACATACATCAGTTTTAAAGCAATGTTTCGTTCCATTTTATCACCAAAGGGGGGCGGATCTTGTCTTTTTCGGGGGCGGTCAGCGGCTGATCTCCCGCTTGTCGCTGCGGCCCATGAGATAGTCCAGGCTGACGCCGAAGAAGTCCGCCAGGGCCACCAGACCCGGGACTTCCGGGTAGCTTTCGTTATATTCGTACTGCTGATAACCGCGCAGCTTCAAACCGCAGATCTCAGCCATTTCCCGCTGCTTCAAGCCGCGTTCTTTTCGCAATTCCCGAAGTCTTTCTGAAAATTTTGCCATAAATACCTCATTCCTCTTGACATGCGCGTAAAACGCGTTTATTATATGATTAATAAACGCGTTTTATACGCATTTTTTGGGAGGGCAAATCATGGAGCAGATGTTGAAAATAATGTTTTCTGACAATCCGAACTTGCCAGAGGAACTATATACATTCTGTAATTCCATCCCCGATTATGTCAGGGCGGAGCGGGAATATCTCCAGATCGCCCGGCAGGTGGCGGACCGGCTGGGGTACGACCTCTATAACGAATTTGAGGAGAAGCTGAACGACTATATGGCCCAGCAGCTCGACGCCTGCTACCTCTTCGGGCTGGGGCTGCGGCGGGAGCTGGCCGCCGGGCTGATGCTGGAGGAGTGAGGGCTCACAGCCCGAAGCGGCCCAGCACCCCCACCCCCGCCGTGAGGACCAGGAAGAGCAGGATGACGGCCGCGTCATTGTGCCGGTATTTCAGCTGGCGCAGGCGGGTGCGCCCCTCGCCGCCGTGGTAGCAGCGGCACTCCATGGCGATGGCCAGCTCGTCTGCCCGGCGGAAGGCGGAGATGAACAGAGGGACAAGCAGGGGGACCAGCGCCTTGGCCCGCTGGATCAGGTTGCCCGACTCAAAATCCGCCCCCCTGGCCCGCTGGGCGGACATGATCTTGTCCGTCTCCTCGATCAGCAGGGGGATGAAGCGCAGGGCGATGGACATCATCATGGCCAGCTCATGGACCGGCACATGGATCTTTTTCAGCGGGCCCAGCAGGTTCTCCAGCCCGTCGGTGAGCAGGATGGGGGAGGTGGTGTAGGTCAGCAGGAAGGTGCCGGCAATGAGCATCAGGATGCGGACCACCATGAAGAAAGCGTTGAACACGCCCTCCAGCGTGATGGTGAAGATCCAGAAGCGGACCAGCACCGTGTCCCCCGGCGTGTAGAACAGGTTGAGGATGGCGGTGAAGATGACGATGAACACCACCGGCTTCATGCCCCGGAAAATGGACTTCACCGGCACCTTGGAGACGGCGATGGACACGGCCAGCAGCAGGAACATGATGCCGTAAGTGACAAAGGACTTGGCCAGGAACAGAGCCACGATATACAGCACCACCGCGATCAGCTTGGTGCGGGGGTCCAGGCGGTGGACGATGGAATTGCCGGGGAAGTACTGCCCCAGCGTGATATCCTTCAAAGCCATTTACTCCACCCCCTTTTCCCGAAGCCTGCGCAGAATGGTCTCCTTGGCCTGGGGGATGGTGTAGACGGAGGCGTCGATGTCCACGCCCATGGCCCGCAGACGGCTGAACACCCGGGTCATCTGGGGCACGCCCAGCCCCATGCGCTCCAGTTCCGCACCGTGGCGGAACACCTCCCGGGGCGGGCCCTGAAAGGGGATGCGGCCGTCGTTGACCACCACCAGCCGGTCCACCGTGCGGGCCACCTCCTCCATGGAGTGGGAGACCAGGATGATGGTGGCATTGTTGGACTGGTGATAGTCCCGGATGTTGCCCAGGATGGACTCCACTCCCACCGGGTCCAGCCCGGCGGTGGGCTCGTCCAGAATGAGCACCCTGGGCTCCATGGCGATGACCCCCGCGATGGCCACCCGCCGCTTCTGGCCGCCGGAGAGCTCAAAGGGGGACTTTTCCAGCTGGTCGTCCCGCAGTCCCACGAAGCGGGCGGCCTCCCGCACCCGGCGGTCCACCTCCCCCTCGTCCAGCCCCATGTTTTTCGGGCCGAAGGAGATGTCCTTGTAGACGGTCTCCTCAAAGAGCTGGTACTCCGGGTATTGGAACACCAGCCCCACCTGGAACCGGGTCTGACGAGTGCGCTTGGCATCCGCCCAGATGTCCTCCCCCTGGAAGAGCACCTGGCCGGAGGTGGGCTTGAGCAGGCCGTTGAGATGCTGGATCAGGGTGGACTTGCCCGAGCCGGTGTGGCCGATGATGCCCAGGTATTCCCCGGCGTAGGCGGTGAAGTCCACTTCCAGCAGCGCCCCCCGCTCGAAGGGGGTGCCGGCGCTGTAAATGTGGGAGAGCTTTTTGGTCTCCAGAATTGCTTCCATCCGTTGTGTTCCATCCTTTTTCAGTGAAGTGGTGCACGCCCCGCGGGGTCGCGCCCGAAAATATCACAGTTACGGCAGGACGCCGGTCTGTTTTGCCAGATCATCCAGCTGGGCCTGGAGATGGCGGGCCTGCATCTCCAGCCGCTTGACCCGCTGCCGGAGGGAGACCAGACACACGACCGCCCACGCGGCGGCCAGAGCGGTCAGTCCCAGCAGTACCGTGGGAAAGCTGTCATCAAACATCTCCAGCAGCAGCCTGGGGGCAGAAAAGACCACCAGAAATGCGGCGATGCCCGCAAAGACCCGGGTGCTTCTCTCTGTACTGTTCATGGCTGGCTTCCTTTCTTTGATGCAGCGTTCAGCAGCTGACAGAGAGCCTGGGCGCACTCCTCGTCGCTGAGGGCGTCCAGGGGGACGTCCAGCCCCTCCTGCCGCAGTTCCCACAGCAGCTGAGTGGTGTCAGGGACAGTGAGCCCCACGGAGCGCAGGCCCTCCACGTCCTGGAACACCTGCCGCGGGGGGCCGTCGGCAATGACCCTGCCCTTGGTC
This window harbors:
- a CDS encoding tRNA pseudouridine synthase TruA; translated protein: MERNIALKLMYVGTAYHGWQVQKNAVTVAETLERALSTVVCHPVKCTGAGRTDAGVHAQVYVANFRTTSTIPCDRLPLAVNTRLPDDIVVVRAVQVPMEFNAIGSCRKKEYTYRIYNSRLGNAFYVDRAWFYPKHLDESVMQRAASQFVGTHDFRAVRSVGTETRTTVRTVHYFQVERKGELIECRVCADGFLYNMVRAMVGTVVYAAEGKLAPEDIPAILDSGNRTLAGPTVPPGGLYMTRLWYDEDVV
- a CDS encoding energy-coupling factor transporter, with translation MALKDITLGQYFPGNSIVHRLDPRTKLIAVVLYIVALFLAKSFVTYGIMFLLLAVSIAVSKVPVKSIFRGMKPVVFIVIFTAILNLFYTPGDTVLVRFWIFTITLEGVFNAFFMVVRILMLIAGTFLLTYTTSPILLTDGLENLLGPLKKIHVPVHELAMMMSIALRFIPLLIEETDKIMSAQRARGADFESGNLIQRAKALVPLLVPLFISAFRRADELAIAMECRCYHGGEGRTRLRQLKYRHNDAAVILLFLVLTAGVGVLGRFGL
- a CDS encoding ABC transporter produces the protein MEAILETKKLSHIYSAGTPFERGALLEVDFTAYAGEYLGIIGHTGSGKSTLIQHLNGLLKPTSGQVLFQGEDIWADAKRTRQTRFQVGLVFQYPEYQLFEETVYKDISFGPKNMGLDEGEVDRRVREAARFVGLRDDQLEKSPFELSGGQKRRVAIAGVIAMEPRVLILDEPTAGLDPVGVESILGNIRDYHQSNNATIILVSHSMEEVARTVDRLVVVNDGRIPFQGPPREVFRHGAELERMGLGVPQMTRVFSRLRAMGVDIDASVYTIPQAKETILRRLREKGVE